The sequence TTGGGGCGCGTCGCCGCGCTCGGGAGCCAGCCACATGGCCAGCGCCACCAGCCCGACAATCGCGCCGGTATAAAGGAGCGTCGAGACCCGAACTTGGGCCTTGAGGAGTTGATCGATTTGGTATCTCAGGCGTTGCATCGGTGGCTAGCTGCTAGTGACAAAAACCATTCTACGGGCGATGCGCTGCAAAAGTGCGGATCATTAAGACGGTAACGCTTAATCTCATCGGACCATTGCTCCGATTCCTTGCCGTGGCGGCCCAGGCCGAGGCGGCTTACCCGGTTCTTGCGGCCACGGCGGCGCGACCTGCTAACCATAGCATTCGACGTGCGAGCGGCTGAAGATTGGCCTTTCCCGTCGCTTTGTCGTGTGAGCTTCGTGGCAGCGCAACCGTCACGACTCGCGGCGTCATTTACACCCATCAGCGTGTATCGTTGCGTTTGCCGTGTGGCTCGCAAACCTCGGTAAACCTAGCTGTATAGCTTGATGACCTTGACGATTTCGTCCAGGTCGTTGGGAACCGCGACGGCGCGATTGGCGAAGGCCGCGCGACGCACTCCGCGGCTGCCCAGTACTTCGTTGAACATGGCCTGATCGGTCGTATGATAGGCCACGGTTGCCGTCGGATCCTTCAATTGGTGCCCAGTTAAGATGCAAACCACGGTCTCGTCCGCGCCGATGATTCCCTCGCTGCATAGCAGCTTGGCTCCCGCCACGCTGGCAGCGCTGGCCGGCTCGCAGCCCAGCCCGCCGGCGCCGACTTGGGCCTTGGCGTCAAGGATTTCCTGGTCGCTGACTTGCCGCACGACCCCCCGACAGAATTCCAGTGCCCGCAGGCACTTGTTCAAGTTGACCGGCCGGTTGATCTCGATGGCGCTGGCAATGGTCGACGCGCGGCGATGCTCGGCGTCCATCGCCTGGTAGTACGCATCGATCTTCGGCTCGTCGACGTTTCCCTTGTTCCAGCGCAGGCCCTGTCGCTCGTACAACTCGTAGAGCGTGCTGGCCCCGGCCGCGTTGATGACGGCTAGTCGTGGCACGCGGTCGATCAGCCCTAGTTCGTGCAATTCGTAGAAGGCTTTGCCAAACGCGCTCGAATTGCCAAGGTTGCCCCCGGGGACGACGATCCAGTCGGGAACCTGCCAGCGCAGACCCTCGAGCACGCGGAACATGATCGTCTTCTGCCCTTCAAGACGGAACGGATTGACGCTATTCACCAGGTAGATGCCCAGCTCGCGCGACGCTTCCTTCACGCGGGCCATGGCATCGTCGAAGTCGCCGGCGATTTGGACCGTCAGCGCGCCATAGTCGAGGGCCTGCGACAATTTGCCGTAGGAAATCTTTCCCGTGCCGACGAAGATCACCGCCTTCATCAGCTTGGTGACCGAGCAATAGGCCGCCAGCGAAGCGCTGGTGTTGCCGGTCGAGGCGCAGGCGGCTCGCTTGGCCCCCACGGCCCGCGCGTGGGTAAAGGCGGCGCTCATGCCGTTGTCTTTGAAGCTCCCCGAGGGGTTCATCCCTTCGTATTGCAGATAAAGTTGGCCGCTGGTCATGCCGACGTACTTGCCAACGCCGGGCGAGGGCTGGAGCAGGGTTTGCCCCTCGCCAATCGTGACCACGTTCTCGGGCCGGGTAAACGGGAGCAGCTCGTGGAACCGCCAGACCCCGCTCAGCGCCAGCGGCTCGTACCGGCGGGACCATTTGGCCTCAAAATACCCCCAGTCGGTGGGGGGCTTCAGCCGGCCCCAGTCGTAGATGACGTCCAGCAGGTTGCCGCACCGCTCGCACGCGACCAGTGCCTGGTCGACGCCGTAGGTGGCCTGGCATGCCGGCGAGATGCATCGCTGAAATGCCAAATCGGACATGCTGACGGCTCCAACACCGGTGTGGCCACGGGGATAGGGCGCGGTGGGCCGCCCAAGGGACGTGATAGTGTACGTCGCTCGGCAAATAGCGACAAGCGCAGCGATTTACCCGCGGTTTCGCGTGGGTTTTGTCGTTGTGGCCGTGTCGCAAGTTTATGTTTTGCGCCGTGTTACGGCGAGAAGTGCCGCACTTAAATAGCGGTCGTTTGTTTGACAGAGCCGACTGCCATTTTTAGAATTGAGGTTCTGGCGCTTTGATAAAGGCCGCCAACAGTGACACTCCAAGGGAGACGAGCAGCTTATGAAGAAGGCTGAAGCAAAGGTCTACAAGGAACGACTCCTCGAGTTGCGGGCTCGGCTGCGGGGCGACGTAAGCCAAATGGCGGACGCCGCTTTGAAGAAGAGCCGGATGGATGGCAGCGAAGTGTCGAGCATGCCGATCCATATGGCCGACTTGGGGAGCGACAATTTCGAACAGGAATTCACCCTCAGCCTGATGGAGAACGAAGAAGAAGCTCTGGAACTCGTTGAAGCAGCCATGGAGCGCATCGAGGAGGGTATTTACGGGGTTTGCGAAGAATGTGGAGCCAAGATTCCCAAGGCCCGCCTGAATGCGATCCCCTATGCTCCCAACTGCGTGAAGTGCGCCGAGCAACTCGAGCGCGGCTAAGCGGGACATCAAGCGCGGTAGGGAATCCGTCCTGTCCGACGATCGACATTGTTTGAAACTTGGCTCGCGTGGTTCAATAGCAACCACGCGGGCCAGTTTTTTATCGTGGTCGACCGATCGCAGCGCTGGCTCAAACACGTAGACGATCGCGACGGATGCGCATGATCCCAGGTTTGACCAAGCGGTTCTTCATCTTTTGCGCGATTGCTGCCGCCGGCTGCGCGTTGGACCTTTGGACCAAGCATTGGGTCTTCGACTGGCTCGGTTATCCGTCCATCGAACCCCATTGGCTGTGGACGGGGCACGTCGGCCTGCAAACCAGCTTGAACCGGGGCGCTCTGTTCGGTATTGGCAACGGCCAGGTTTGGCTGTTCGTGACCCTTTCTATTCTGACGGCCGCGGGCATTGTCTATTGGTTGTTTGTCCGCGGGGCGGCGCGCGACGGAGTCTTGAACATCGCGCTGGCCGTGATAATGGCCGGCATCCTTGGCAACTTGTACGACCGGTTGGGCCTCTGGTCGCATCCAGGGCTCGAGCCCGATCAGTGCCGCGCGGTTCGCGATTGGATCCTGGTCCAATACGACAACAACTGGGTCTGGCCCAATTTCAACGTCGCCGACAGTATGCTCGTCGGCGGTTCCTGCGCGCTGTTTCTGTTCAGCCTCCGCCGCCAGCCGTTGATGGATGATGCCGAGTAGGGCTGCGCCAGGATTTGGTCGACGGATGTCACCTGGATAGCCCCTGTGATTCCCGCCCCCGCGGCGTCATAATCAGCCACGCATTCCGCTCAAACCGCTCCCTCACCAA is a genomic window of Planctomycetota bacterium containing:
- the thrC gene encoding threonine synthase, whose amino-acid sequence is MSDLAFQRCISPACQATYGVDQALVACERCGNLLDVIYDWGRLKPPTDWGYFEAKWSRRYEPLALSGVWRFHELLPFTRPENVVTIGEGQTLLQPSPGVGKYVGMTSGQLYLQYEGMNPSGSFKDNGMSAAFTHARAVGAKRAACASTGNTSASLAAYCSVTKLMKAVIFVGTGKISYGKLSQALDYGALTVQIAGDFDDAMARVKEASRELGIYLVNSVNPFRLEGQKTIMFRVLEGLRWQVPDWIVVPGGNLGNSSAFGKAFYELHELGLIDRVPRLAVINAAGASTLYELYERQGLRWNKGNVDEPKIDAYYQAMDAEHRRASTIASAIEINRPVNLNKCLRALEFCRGVVRQVSDQEILDAKAQVGAGGLGCEPASAASVAGAKLLCSEGIIGADETVVCILTGHQLKDPTATVAYHTTDQAMFNEVLGSRGVRRAAFANRAVAVPNDLDEIVKVIKLYS
- a CDS encoding TraR/DksA family transcriptional regulator, encoding MKKAEAKVYKERLLELRARLRGDVSQMADAALKKSRMDGSEVSSMPIHMADLGSDNFEQEFTLSLMENEEEALELVEAAMERIEEGIYGVCEECGAKIPKARLNAIPYAPNCVKCAEQLERG
- a CDS encoding signal peptidase II, with protein sequence MRMIPGLTKRFFIFCAIAAAGCALDLWTKHWVFDWLGYPSIEPHWLWTGHVGLQTSLNRGALFGIGNGQVWLFVTLSILTAAGIVYWLFVRGAARDGVLNIALAVIMAGILGNLYDRLGLWSHPGLEPDQCRAVRDWILVQYDNNWVWPNFNVADSMLVGGSCALFLFSLRRQPLMDDAE